A part of Ancylothrix sp. D3o genomic DNA contains:
- a CDS encoding MFS transporter yields MKKSSTFGKMRVFYLVWFGQLISLIGSGLTSFALGVWVYQRTGSVTQFSLILLFALLPSILISTVAGALVDRWNRRKCMIVSDFGAGITTVAIALLLATGNLQIWHIYLAVSLSSICKAFQLPAYTASTSSLVPKEFIPRASGMVQSAEACAQLISPLLAGVLLGIIQLQGIILIDFATFLFAVSTLLLVRFPHVKTATVSPDENPSLWREAIEGWTYIYTRPGLLILLILFALDNFVAGLVEVLLTPLVLSFASVAVLGTIQSIGGAGMLLGSLAMSIWGGPKPLIRGIFAFDLLAHLCIFAFGLRTDAALFAVANFILFFSLPLVNGWCNAIYLRKVHPDIQGRVFATIQMICWSCIPVAYLVAGPLAERIFEPLMATNGLLAGSIGQIIGVGPGRGVGLLFITMEIPVLLITIAAYRYPRLWFVEDELPDAIE; encoded by the coding sequence GTACAGGTTCAGTCACCCAATTCTCTCTGATTTTGCTATTTGCTCTGCTACCGAGTATCCTGATTTCGACCGTAGCGGGGGCTTTAGTAGACCGTTGGAACCGACGCAAGTGCATGATTGTATCTGACTTTGGTGCGGGGATAACAACAGTGGCGATCGCCTTATTACTCGCCACTGGAAACCTTCAAATCTGGCATATCTACCTTGCTGTCAGCCTCAGTTCCATCTGCAAAGCATTTCAGTTACCTGCTTACACCGCTTCGACCTCTTCATTAGTCCCGAAGGAATTTATCCCCCGTGCGAGTGGGATGGTGCAATCAGCAGAAGCGTGCGCCCAGCTAATTTCACCCCTGCTAGCTGGAGTCTTACTCGGCATCATCCAGCTTCAAGGGATTATTTTAATTGATTTTGCCACCTTCCTCTTTGCTGTAAGCACTCTGTTACTCGTTCGTTTTCCTCATGTTAAAACTGCTACTGTTTCCCCAGATGAAAACCCTTCACTCTGGCGCGAAGCAATTGAAGGCTGGACTTACATTTACACTCGCCCTGGACTGTTAATACTGCTGATTCTATTCGCACTGGACAACTTTGTTGCCGGATTAGTTGAAGTTTTACTGACTCCCCTGGTACTTTCTTTTGCTTCCGTTGCCGTTTTGGGAACGATTCAATCTATCGGCGGTGCGGGGATGCTATTGGGTAGTCTAGCGATGAGTATTTGGGGGGGGCCAAAACCTTTAATTCGGGGTATATTTGCTTTCGATCTCCTGGCTCACCTGTGCATTTTTGCATTTGGGTTACGCACAGATGCTGCACTTTTCGCAGTTGCTAACTTTATCTTATTCTTCAGCTTACCGCTCGTGAATGGTTGGTGCAATGCTATTTATCTGCGAAAAGTTCATCCCGATATTCAAGGCCGAGTTTTTGCCACCATCCAAATGATTTGTTGGTCATGTATTCCCGTCGCTTATCTTGTTGCTGGCCCTCTTGCGGAACGCATTTTTGAACCTCTAATGGCGACTAACGGTTTATTGGCAGGAAGCATTGGACAAATTATTGGTGTAGGGCCTGGTCGCGGCGTTGGTTTGCTATTTATTACAATGGAAATTCCCGTCCTCCTGATCACTATTGCCGCGTATCGATATCCTCGCTTGTGGTTTGTGGAAGATGAACTACCGGATGCAATTGAATAA
- a CDS encoding phage terminase large subunit family protein, producing MLTASQNLQPSPGMPCPECGFFIEMSIESLLYKPGFTCPGCLLEISLDRPSSQQALELLQKVHLAKENGEKAKNFDR from the coding sequence ATGCTTACAGCCTCACAAAATCTCCAACCTTCTCCTGGTATGCCTTGTCCCGAATGTGGTTTTTTTATTGAAATGTCTATCGAAAGTTTGCTCTATAAACCCGGCTTCACCTGCCCTGGATGTCTGCTAGAGATATCACTCGATCGCCCAAGTTCTCAACAGGCTTTAGAATTGTTACAAAAAGTTCATTTAGCCAAAGAAAATGGAGAAAAAGCTAAAAACTTTGATCGGTAA